In Tachypleus tridentatus isolate NWPU-2018 chromosome 7, ASM421037v1, whole genome shotgun sequence, a genomic segment contains:
- the LOC143256413 gene encoding YY1-associated factor 2-like, producing the protein MDSKKSPNRRSRRQSKPGEENYWDCSVCTYRNSAEAFKCLMCDVRKGTSTLKPRLNPQLVSQQVVHHYPTPQTKQKISSKLEKKISNNSSAETLPKKRHRPRLKNVDRSSGQQKAVTVNNVTVIITEFQPKSSDRNGRLSSGNTSDSGSISDSTNHSDVKIGSLHSDR; encoded by the exons aagaTCTAGAAGACAGTCTAAACCAGGTGAAGAGAACTACTGGGACTGCAGCGTCTGTACCTATCGTAACTCAGCCGAAGCCTTCAAGTGTTTGATGTGTGATGTGAGGAAAGGAACGTCTACTCT GAAACCAAGACTTAATCCTCAACTTGTATCCCAACAAGTCGTCCACCACTACCCTACACCACAGACTAAACAAAAGATTTCTTCTAAGCTagagaaaaaaatttcaaataattcttCTGCTGAGACTCTACCAAAAAAACGACACAG GCCACGACTGAAAAATGTTGATCGTAGTAGCGGTCAACAAAAAGCGGTCACCGTCAACAATGTCACTGTTATTATCACAGAATTTCAACCAAAATCGTCAGATCGTAACGGAAGGTTGTCCAGCGGCAATACTTCGGATAGCGGCAGTATATCAGATTCCACTAATCACAGTGATGTTAAAATTGGAAGTCTACATTCAGATAGATGA